Proteins encoded by one window of Plasmodium relictum strain SGS1 genome assembly, contig: PRELSG_00_v1_229, whole genome shotgun sequence:
- a CDS encoding blood stage antigen 41-3 precursor, putative → MLKLNFLFPYAILILCTIQLILADEQNIGWPIDFEYNSKSLPSIEVKLSPPENPLPQVAAEIKILESSRLRLEEGMMQKLEDEYNKSLSNSKIKIKDTVEKSLSIFNDHNVLGSVISNSVKMLKKENLRKVKETVDEENNLKKMEKNYEGRNGPLPPPELRNHTSFLEKNYLNRTIPSVKISLSEISEPDISIKEKIEEIEQYRTDEEVMMFETAISELSILTEITILELEKQIQLQLNPFLVDKKVVHRALEKELKELEKREQTQKIKENFQKQSSFIEQEENEDTGNILNVKISQTDYSYPTVDELVMQMQKKRDISEKLERQKILELQMKLLKAQSEMIRDALHFCISKVIAQYSPIVETLKLQAMKMI, encoded by the exons atgttaaaattaAACTTCCTTTTTCCTTATGCTATTTTGATTTTGTGTACTATTCAGTTAATTTTAGCTGATGAA caAAACATAGGATGGCCAATAGACTTTGAATATAATTCGAAATCATTACCATCAATAGAAGTTAAATTAAGTCCTCcagaaaat cCTTTGCCTCAAGTTGCTGcagaaattaaaattttagaaTCTTCCAGATTGAGATTAGAAGAG GGAATGATGCAAAAACTGGAAGATGAATATAACAAATCATTATCAAattctaaaataaaaataaaagatacaGTTGAAAAATCTTTAAGTATTTTTAATGATCATAATGTGTTGGGTTCAGTTATTTCTAATTCAGTTAAAATgctaaaaaaagaaaatttaagaaaagtTAAAGAAACAgtagatgaagaaaataatttaaaaaaaatggaaaaaaattatgaaggAAGAAATGGACCTTTACCACCACCAGAACTTAGAAATCATACCTcctttttagaaaaaaattatttaaacagAACCATTCCTTCAGTAAAAATATCc TTGTCAGAGATAAGTGAACCTGATATAtctataaaagaaaaaattgaagaaaTAGAACAATATAGAACAGATGAAGAAGTTATG atgTTTGAAACGGCTATATCTGAATTAAGCATTTTAACAGAAATAACAATTTTGGAGTTAGAGAAACAAATACAGCTACAATTAAATCCATTTTTAGTTGATAAAAAG gtTGTGCATAGAGCATTAGAGAAAGAACTGAAAGAACTTGAAAAAAGAGAACAaacacaaaaaataaaa gaaaATTTCCAAAAACAATCGTCTTTTATAGAGCAAGAAGAAAACGAAGACACAGGAAATATTTTGAATGTTAAAATTAGTCAAACAGATTATAg TTATCCTACAGTTGATGAACTAGTAATGCAAATGCAAAAGAAACGAGATATTTCTGAAAAGTTAGAAAgacaaaaaattttagaattACAAATGAAGTTATTAAAAGCACAAAGTGAAATGATAAGGGACGCTTTACATTTTTGTATTTCTAAAGTTATAGCTCAATATTCTCCAATAGTAGAAACTCTTAAATTACAAGCAATGAAAATGATCTAA
- a CDS encoding tRNA delta(2)-isopentenylpyrophosphate transferase, putative — protein MFCNIYIFIIYTFLIIHLYFKKFHILIDCFKIKNQNIILKRENNLYKILLKNSNIYNSFIKKRSNTYPIYYNFKLYHIFSSNDLLNKNKERYKVFYYKKRRNNVTYICRKNRTGNIGLLTIYEKSIKMDNKYNIKINKTKNMYAYDSSEIDKFDIYDHNKGKKEKIILIIGVTCSGKTKFSIDLSEELLKYNIKTEIISADSMQVYQNFNIGISKINEEEKRDIKHHLLDVCHHNDTFNAHKFINYTIPIIKNINTSKKLAIVTGGTLLYIESLLWESVIDLKDQKEETKKEEKEEKYNYENKTNDELYEQLKEVDEERANQLHKNDRKRICRSLDIFYKYNKRHSELIKIKNHKNHKINEMRYIPCFFYLDYNNDDVLKREIEKRVDLMISKGLLDEAIKLKELNNNKNIKSSYKGINQSIAYKEFDAYIEKKINKINDENLFNICKENLIRKTYKYAKKQRRWIFNRFVKNYSIPLNKIDVSKNYKEQLSDSVDIILKFLQD, from the coding sequence atgttttgtaatatatatatatttataatatatacattcttaataattcatttgtattttaaaaagtttcatatattaattgattgttttaaaataaaaaatcaaaacataattttaaaaagagaaaacaatttatataaaatattacttaAAAACAGCAATATTTACAATAgttttataaagaaaagaaGTAATACATATcctatatattataattttaaattatatcatatatttagtagtaatgatttattaaataaaaataaagaaagatataaagtattttattataaaaagagaAGAAACAATGTTACGTATATATGTAGAAAAAATAGGACAGGAAATATAGGATTACTAACAATATATGAAAAGAGTATAAAAATggataataaatataatataaaaataaataaaactaaaaatatgtatGCATATGATTCAAGTGAAATTGATAAATTTGATATATATGATCATAATAAAgggaaaaaagaaaagataattttaataattggAGTAACCTGTAGTGGAAAAACAAAATTCAGTATCGATTTATCtgaagaattattaaaatataatataaaaactgAGATTATTAGTGCTGATTCTATGCAAGtttatcaaaattttaatataggAATATCAAAAATTAATGAGGAAGAAAAGAGAGATATAAAGCATCATTTATTAGATGTATGCCATCACAATGATACATTTAATGctcataaatttattaattataccATAccaattattaaaaatattaacacTAGTAAGAAATTGGCTATTGTAACAGGAGGCACTTTATTATACATTGAATCTTTATTATGGGAATCGGTAATAGATTTAAAAGATCAAAaagaagaaacaaaaaaagaagaaaaagaagaaaaatataattatgaaaataaaactaaTGATGAACTGTATGAACAATTAAAAGAAGTAGATGAAGAAAGGGCTAATCAATTGCACAAAAATGATAGAAAGCGAATTTGCAGAAGTcttgatattttttataagtatAATAAGAGACACAgtgaattaataaaaattaaaaatcataaaaatcataaaattaatgaaatgaGGTATATAccatgttttttttatttagattataataatgatgatgttttaaaaagagaaattgAAAAACGAGTTGATTTAATGATTTCAAAAGGATTATTGGATGAAGCtataaaattaaaggaaTTAAacaacaataaaaatataaaatcatCATATAAAGGAATAAATCAAAGTATTGCTTATAAAGAATTTGATGCATATatcgaaaaaaaaataaataaaattaatgacGAGAATTTATTTAACATATGCAAGGAAAATTTAATTAGAAAGACTTATAAATATGCAAAAAAGCAAAGAAGATGGATATTTAATAgatttgtaaaaaattatagcaTTCCTTTAAACAAAATAGATGtatcaaaaaattataaagagcAATTAAGTGATTCAGTAGAtatcattttaaaatttttacaggattaa
- a CDS encoding RNA-binding protein, putative: MRILKIFLIFMHLTQSFIIKKLNWEEKKINKKKFQLFRTRYFRKWKSIPYIRDSGENHIKELTRERVRLSKHTANPITLGANFLFICNLDNRLSSKDVTHFFNYFIGNGNCVARIKKNRYTGRNIGHGILKFKKAIDATLVLLNYQGIKLGEKNIILTEAFKNEHLKQKKHICNVFEVKNH; this comes from the exons ATGAGAATATTgaagatatttttaattttcatgcATCTGACTCAATcatttatcataaaaaag CTAAATTGGGaggagaaaaaaattaataaaaaaaaatttcaattgTTTAGAACAAgatattttagaaaatgGAAATCAATACCATATATAAGAGATTCAGGAGAAAATcatataaaagaattaacaAGAGAAAGAGTTAGATTAAGTAAACATACAGCAAATCCAATAACATTAGGTgcaaactttttatttatatgtaacTTAGATAATAGATTGTCTTCTAAAGATGTTactcatttttttaattattttattggAAATGGCAATTGTGTAgcaagaattaaaaaaaataggtaTACAG GAAGAAATATAGGTCATGGAATTctgaaatttaaaaaagctATTGATGCAACTTTAGTCTTATTAAATTATCAAGGAATAAAATTaggagaaaaaaatattattttaactGAAGCCTTTAAAAATGAAcatttaaaacaaaaaaagcaTATTTGCAATGTTTTCGAAGtaaaaaatcattaa